A part of Rhopalosiphum maidis isolate BTI-1 chromosome 3, ASM367621v3, whole genome shotgun sequence genomic DNA contains:
- the LOC113558358 gene encoding tyrosine-protein kinase transmembrane receptor Ror2-like, translated as MDFIKRASLLFVLSVLLVKQSTQVNSPDGYCAQYNGKICRKYLNASILIWFNNTLKNEGSEQNEIITTGLWEEMLPSFSKTCRPAAEKLLCLYAFPHCQQDKSYFPLCYEDCIAVRELFCYKEWALIEANKQRGIFYKSKGHFSLPFVRTYHITHRMLIAFVEMVVSIKDILMLLPIRFAMPTMGFKSSA; from the exons ATGGATTTCATTAAACGGGCATCATTATTGTTCGTATTGTCGGTATTACTCGTCAAGCAATCAACACAAGTCA ATTCTCCTGACGGATATTGTGCTCAGTACAATGGGAAGAtatgtagaaaatatttaaatgcttcAATTCTTATATGGTTTAACAATACTTTGAAAAATGAAGGAAGTGAACAAAATGAAATTATCACTACCGGGTTATGGGAAGAAATGTTACcaagtttttcaaaaacatgtagACCAGCAGCTGAA aaactTCTATGTTTATATGCATTTCCTCATTGTCAACAAGATAAATCTTATTTTCCACTTTGTTATGAAGATTGTATAGCAGTACGagaattgttttgttataaagAATGGGCTTTGATTGAAGCGAATAAACAAAGgggaattttttataaatccaaAGGACATTTTTCTTTACCATTTGTGAGAACCTACCACATAACTCACAGAATG ttgattgCATTCGTGGAAATGGTCGTTTCTATCAAggatatattaatgttactaCCAATCAGGTTTGCCATGCCAACGATGGGATTCAAAAGTTCCGCATGA
- the LOC113558359 gene encoding LOW QUALITY PROTEIN: uncharacterized protein LOC113558359 (The sequence of the model RefSeq protein was modified relative to this genomic sequence to represent the inferred CDS: inserted 1 base in 1 codon), with product MSYNDEFDETFNESLGEQWWKTAQEGLQLGVELDEDRILTEPVSYENVFDEHIDYANDEKQIQLAIKRLDDLRLELSDLRRRKTRVFNILTEHIEKGLCESDIPIRNGTKEENEQYYEKLLMEFKKKKEAAVKRKHDLNEKININTEYLKMKRIECAELAENQYNLEIKTAVGMVYDKTKEKLFQDDVEKLIESCRLQDLKLNKARLKYILQKQNCKKRREDIENLAPSTFSIPEYQRLLAKNKTIKNSTEVMVNIKNKYLKEIKAELAKIPNINKKMVDLKEERKKNEAELEKLKDEWKQNVEAKANIQKYENQXKKGHKSDCFVDNQLLMNDYTECVEKDKIVKQTMNDLCLKLFQAELQ from the exons atgtcataTAACGATGAGTTCGACGAGACTTTTAATGAATCACTGGGTGAACAGTGGTGGAAAACAGCACAGGAAGGACTGCAGTTGGGTGTAGAATTAGATGAAGACCGGATACTTACTGAACCGGTGTCGTATGAAAACGTTTTCGATGAACATATTGATTATGCTAATGATGAAAAACAAATCCAGCTAGCAATCAAACGCCTAGACGATCTGAGGTTAGAACTGTCAGATCTCAGACGTCGCAAAACTAGAGTGTTTAACATTCTAACCGAGCACATCGAAAAGGGATTG TGCGAATCTGATATACCGATTAGAAATGGAACAAAAGAGGAAAATGAACAATACTATGAAAAGTTACTGATGGaattcaaaaagaaaaaagaagcGGCAGTCAAACGAAAACATGATTTaaatgagaaaataaatataaatactgagTACTTGAAAATGAAACGGATAGAATGTGCAGAACTCGCTGAAAACCAGTATAacttagaaataaaaactgcTGTGGGCATGGTATATGACAAGACAAAGGAAAAACTTTTTCAGGAT gaTGTAGAAAAGTTAATTGAATCTTGTAGACTGCAGGATCTAAAGTTAAACAAAGCGCgcttgaaatacattttacagaaacaaaattgtaaaaagaGGAGAGaagatattgaaaatttggCACCAAGCACGTTTAGTATACCTGAATATCAGAGATTATTAgcgaaaaacaaaacaattaaaaatagtacggAAGTTAT ggtaaatattaaaaacaaatatctaaaagaaattaaagCTGAATTAGCTAAAATTcctaatattaacaaaaaaatggtCGATTTAAAAGAAGAAAGGAAGAAAAATGAGGCTGAGTTAGAAAAACTTAAAGat gaGTGGAAACAGAATGTCGAAGCAAAAGCAAATATCCAGAAGTAtgaaaacc ataaaaaggGTCATAAGTCAGATTGTTTTGTTGACAATCAGTTACTTATGAATGATTATACCGAGTGTGTAGAAAAAGATAAGATAGTTAAACAGACTATGAATGACTTATGTCTTAAGTTGTTTCAAGCCGAGCTACAATAA